One Micromonospora sp. WMMD1120 genomic region harbors:
- a CDS encoding sugar ABC transporter substrate-binding protein: protein MSLTACGGDDGGEGSTTLRVTLVNHVWTENIKKALPDFEKQSGLKIEVTQLGEDQLSDQYNVKLNAGASDLDVMMYRPLQEGKQFGKNKYLADLTEKTRSDSAFEFGDFQAGPVQATTYDDKVVGVPIITEQEVLYYRKDLLTKSGFTAPPKTLDELKAQAAKVEADNPGVAGFVARTGKAAAVTQFSSFLFSFGGDFVDANGKATVNTDQAKQAYAYYGGLLRDHGPDNISTDMSWSEAMAIFTQGKAAFYTEANSLYKNATDPTKSKVVDTVGFAAFPAGPAGSKPYNIPSWALGVNESSENKDNAWKFIQWAAGKDQALAQQTAGVPGARSSVWANPAATASYPKDLVEANTVSTANGVGHDRPLVVKVAQAREIVGQPIVDAITGKDAAASADAANAAFQKFLDDEAK from the coding sequence ATGAGCCTCACCGCGTGCGGTGGCGACGACGGCGGCGAAGGCTCGACCACCCTTCGCGTGACGCTGGTGAACCACGTCTGGACGGAGAACATCAAGAAGGCCCTGCCGGACTTCGAGAAGCAGTCCGGCCTCAAGATCGAGGTCACCCAGCTCGGCGAGGACCAGCTCTCCGACCAGTACAACGTCAAGCTCAACGCCGGGGCCAGCGACCTCGACGTGATGATGTACCGGCCCCTGCAGGAGGGGAAGCAGTTCGGCAAGAACAAGTATCTCGCCGACCTCACCGAGAAGACCAGGTCGGACAGCGCCTTCGAGTTCGGCGACTTCCAGGCCGGGCCGGTGCAGGCCACGACCTACGACGACAAGGTCGTGGGCGTGCCCATCATCACCGAGCAGGAGGTCCTCTACTACCGCAAGGACCTGCTGACGAAGTCCGGCTTCACCGCGCCGCCCAAGACCCTCGACGAGCTGAAGGCGCAGGCCGCCAAGGTCGAGGCCGACAACCCCGGCGTCGCCGGCTTCGTCGCGCGCACCGGCAAGGCCGCCGCCGTCACCCAGTTCTCCAGCTTCCTCTTCAGCTTCGGTGGAGACTTCGTCGACGCCAACGGCAAGGCCACCGTCAACACCGACCAGGCCAAGCAGGCGTACGCCTACTACGGCGGACTGCTGCGCGACCACGGGCCGGACAACATCAGCACCGACATGAGCTGGTCCGAGGCGATGGCCATCTTCACGCAGGGCAAGGCCGCCTTCTACACCGAGGCGAACTCGCTCTACAAGAACGCCACCGACCCGACCAAGTCCAAGGTGGTCGACACCGTCGGCTTCGCGGCCTTTCCGGCCGGCCCGGCCGGCTCCAAGCCGTACAACATCCCCTCCTGGGCGCTCGGCGTTAACGAGAGCTCGGAGAACAAGGACAACGCCTGGAAGTTCATCCAGTGGGCGGCCGGCAAGGACCAGGCGCTGGCCCAGCAGACCGCCGGCGTTCCCGGTGCCCGCTCCTCGGTCTGGGCGAACCCGGCGGCCACCGCCTCGTACCCGAAGGACCTCGTCGAGGCCAACACGGTGAGCACCGCCAACGGCGTCGGGCACGACCGGCCCCTGGTGGTCAAGGTCGCGCAGGCACGGGAGATCGTCGGCCAGCCGATCGTCGACGCGATCACCGGTAAGGACGCCGCCGCCTCGGCGGACGCCGCGAACGCGGCGTTCCAGAAGTTCCTCGACGACGAGGCGAAGTAA
- a CDS encoding FCD domain-containing protein, with translation MEPSSPEVAAARPAPAEAGLHARVLDNLGTAICGGELPPGSVLNIDDLVERYAVSRSVIREVLRVLSSMGFIEARRRVGVMIRPATAWNVFDPQVIRWRLASSGRMAQLRSITELRTAVEPHAALLAAERIGHDEASDLVGLAAKMWAAGKAGDDERFLHLDIEFHRRVLVASGNEMFVQLQELVAEVLTGRHKHHLMPHHPHEQALQMHADVAQAIQRRDGEGARQAMVRLMEQAFGEMKSLWAQTGAPDSA, from the coding sequence GTGGAACCGTCCTCACCAGAGGTTGCAGCCGCCCGGCCCGCCCCCGCCGAGGCCGGGCTGCACGCCCGCGTCCTCGACAACCTCGGCACCGCCATCTGCGGCGGCGAGCTGCCGCCCGGGTCGGTTCTCAACATCGACGACCTCGTCGAGAGGTACGCGGTGTCCCGCTCGGTCATCCGCGAGGTGCTGCGGGTCCTGTCCTCGATGGGCTTCATCGAGGCACGCCGTCGGGTGGGGGTGATGATTCGGCCGGCGACGGCGTGGAACGTCTTCGACCCGCAGGTGATCCGCTGGCGGCTGGCATCGTCCGGCCGGATGGCCCAGCTACGCTCGATCACCGAACTCCGCACCGCCGTCGAGCCGCACGCCGCGCTCCTGGCCGCCGAGCGGATCGGCCACGACGAGGCGAGCGACCTCGTCGGACTGGCGGCGAAGATGTGGGCCGCCGGCAAGGCCGGTGACGACGAGCGCTTCCTGCACCTCGACATCGAGTTCCACAGGCGCGTCCTGGTGGCCTCCGGCAACGAGATGTTCGTCCAGCTTCAGGAGCTGGTCGCCGAGGTGCTCACCGGTCGGCACAAGCACCACCTCATGCCGCACCACCCGCACGAGCAGGCCCTCCAGATGCACGCGGACGTCGCGCAGGCGATCCAGCGGCGCGACGGCGAGGGCGCCCGACAGGCGATGGTGCGGCTCATGGAGCAGGCGTTCGGCGAGATGAAGTCGCTCTGGGCGCAGACCGGCGCCCCCGACAGCGCGTGA